One Choloepus didactylus isolate mChoDid1 chromosome 8, mChoDid1.pri, whole genome shotgun sequence DNA window includes the following coding sequences:
- the LOC119542254 gene encoding olfactory receptor 6C74-like, translating to MGNHTRVTMFVLAGLTDDPQLKVVLFVFLLFTYLLSITGNLIIITLTLMDTHLKTPMYFFLQNFSFLEISFTTTCIPKLLVIMATGDKTICYNCCVIQLFFTFLLGASEFYLLAAMSYDRYVAICKPLHYTTIMNSKICTQLVLSCWLAGFFTIFPPLIMGLNLDFCASNIVDHFFCDTTPLLQISCSDTKFIETMGFLSASMTLVVTLVMVIISYTYIALTILKIPSAHQRRRAFSTCSSHMVVISLSYGSCIFMYVKPSVKQRISFSKGIAVLSTSVAPLLNPFIYTLRNQQVKKAFVHMLQRIASFSKK from the coding sequence ATGGGAAACCATACAAGAGTGACCATGTTTGTCCTAGCAGGTTTGACTGATGACCCACAATTGAAAGTTGTGTTATTTGTCTTCCTGCTTTTCACCTACTTGCTCAGCATCACTGGCAATctaatcatcatcacactcaccCTGATGGACACTCACCTCAAgacccccatgtactttttccttcagaatttttccTTCTTAGAAATCTCTTTTACTACTACATGCATCCCTAAATTGCTGGTTATTATGGCAACTGGGGACAAAACTATTTGCTATAACTGTTGTGTCatacaattattttttactttccttcTCGGAGCATCTGAATTTTACTTGCTGGCGGCCAtgtcctatgaccgctatgttgcCATCTGTAAGCCCCTGCACTACACAACCATCATGAACAGCAAAATCTGCACACAGCTTGTTCTCAGTTGTTGGCTCGCTGGGTTCTTTACCATCTTTCCACCTCTTATCATGGGTCTAAACCTTGACTTCTGTGCCTCCAACATTGttgatcatttcttctgtgacACTACTCCCCTCCTGCAGATCTCCTGCTCAGACACAAAGTTCATAGAAACAATGGGTTTCCTCTCAGCTTCAATGACACTTGTGGTCACGTTAGTAATGGTGATAATATCATATACCTACATTGCACTGACGATCCTAAAAATCCCTTCAGCTCATCAGAGGAGGAGGGCATTTTCCACGTGTTCTTCCCACATGGTTGTGATCTCCCTCTCTTATGGCAGCTGCATCTTCATGTACGTTAAACCCTCAGTCAAACAAAGAATTTCTTTTTCCAAGGGAATTGCGGTGCTCAGCACCTCAGTTGCTCCACTTTTGAATCCTTTTATCTACACCCTAAGGAACCAACAAGTGAAAAAAGCCTTTGTGCATATGTTACAAAGGATTGCCTCTTTCTCAAAGAAATGA